Part of the Gramella sp. Hel_I_59 genome, TATCGTTGAAAACAACATTCCCATGGCTGCAAAGTTATCTTTACGGCTTGACAAACTGGGCTATCAAATTACAGGTATATTCTCAAGAGCAAAAGATGCACTCCATTTTATAGAACAGGATGTCCCAGATCTAATCCTCATGGAAGATCATCTTAAAGGTCAGTTGAATGGGTTTGAATCTAATCCGTCAAAAAAAGATCATTCAGTCTTGTATTTCAACGGAAGTAAAACGAAGTCTCTTCAGAAGTTAATTTTCAATAAACTGAAAGATAAGAAACAATTCTTCAAAGAGGAGATTTCAGAATCGCTTGAGAGACTAAGAAAGAAGCCAGCGAAATCAGACTGTCAACTTATTCTGAAAGACCGCATTTTTGTTCGCTGCCAGGATACCATGGTAAGAATTTCGCTTGATGATATCCACTACATCGAAGCAGACCGTAATTATTGCAAAGTATATTCCAGGAATAAGAAATTTCTTCTGGTTTGTTCCCTGAAGGAAGTCAACGACAAAATTACCGATAAACGTTTTTTAAGAATTCATCGATCGTATATTGCCAATCTCTCCCATATCGATGAGATAGGAAGCAATCATGTCCTCATCGCTTCTCATACACTTCCACTTAGTAAAAACATGAGACTAGAGCTATTTCAACATTTACAGGTCATATAGCGTTGTAGCTTCATCCTCCTTATCTTCAAATTTTTTCTCTTCGGAAACTTTTTAGCTACTCCCGGACATTTTTAACCTGGTTACGTCCAAAACCTGCTCATATACAATGGATTACTTACTAAATTCAAGGTTATTAACCATAAAAACCAGACCAAATGAAATTACTACGATCCTTTTCGATTCTCCTGACTCTTGCGCTATGTTCAACAAGTCTATTGACCGCGCAAAGTGATAACTATCAAATGTATGTTGTTCACGAAGATCACGTTAAAGACGGCATGATGGACAAGCATATTGAAGCCGATAAAGCCTTACTGAAAGCTGCTAAAGAGCACAATATGGAGGGCATGGAATGGCTGGCGTTTCAGGCAGATGATAATCGCGTAATGTACCTCACGGAAATTGACAATTTTGCTGAGTTGGATAAGAATCCATTCCAAGACCTGCAGGAAAAAATGGGCGAGGAAGCTTTTGAAAAGCTATTTGAACCTTTTGCTGAAACTTTCACCAAACACGGAGACTATATTCTAAATCTTGATAAAGAGCATTCCTATATGCCTGAAGGTATGGATCAAAGTATGGAAGGAATGAATTACAGAGAGCTTGTGTTTTATCACATCCCACCAGGAAAAATGGATAAAGCTGTAGAAATGGCTAAAGCTGCCAAGAAATTGTATGAAGATAAAGATTCAAAAGCTTACTACCGACTTTATAGAAGTGGCTTCGGAACTATGGATTCCTATTTTATGGTAGCTGTATCTGGTAAGGATGCTGCTTCAGTAGAAAGTATGAGAAAAGAGAATGGGGAGTTACTTGGCGAAGAAGGTGAAAAGCTATCTTCAGAAATACAGAAAGTTTTCTCTAAACGTGAAGTTGTTACAGGACATGTAAAGCCTGAGATTTCTTACACGTCTGAAAATTAAAATTATGAAAAATCTATTCATTTTATTTTCATGCATATTTCTACTTATTTCCTGTGATCAGAATAATAAGGAGGAAGAAAAGATTCGGTATACTCAGGATTCAGAACATATCAATACTTTTAAAACTGTTCTAAAGAATTATGAGAACGGAGAGTGGGATGAGTATAAATCTCATTTCGCAGACAGTGTAGAACTTTTTTATAATAGTCGGGAATCAATAGATGTATCTACCGCCATAGCAATGCACAAGCAGAATAACTCGGCACTTTCTTCCTATGATTTCGTGGATTCTGAAAATGAATTTGAAATGGTTGTGACAGACGCCGGTGAAACCTGGGTTAATTTCTGGGGAGAATGGGAAGGTACAATCGCAGAAAACGATTCAATGATCGTAATCCCGGTTCATATAACCGCCAGATTTGAGGATGGAAAGATCTTAAAGGAATATCTCTATTTTGATAATTCCGGGATGAATGATGCTCTTAGATTGCTGGAAGAAACACGTAGCATGCAGGATTCCATCGAGTAGTAATTTGTAGGCAGGAACTTCAAAGTTCTAATGGAGTACTTTAGCAAAGTCTTCTTTCCATCGTTGACCGAAATTCAAATTGAAAGAGCTTGCTGAAATTTTAAATTTCAGCAAGCTTTTTCTTGTTATAGTCTAATGACTAATGCGGAAGTTTATCACGTAAAAGTCCGTAAACAAAGGTTCCAAGCATTGCTGCCAGGAAAAGTACGATCACAGCTACATAACCTGCACCAATGAGCGTATAAATTGGTCCTGGGCAGGCTCCTGCTAGCGCCCAACCCAATCCAAAAATAATTCCGCCATACATATATCTACTGAAGCTTTTTTCCTTTGGCTGAAAGGTGATTGGTTCACCCTGTACATCCTTCATACCTTTTTTCTTGATAAATAAAGTTCCAAGAACGCCAATGACCAAAGCAGAACCTATGATACCATACATATGGAATGACTCGAACCTGAACATCTCGTAGATCCTGAACCAGGAAGCTGCTTCAGACTTAAACATTACAATACCGAACATGATTCCTATTACTAAATATCCTATTACTCTCATCTCTTAAAAAATTAAAGGGAACAACACATGGATCATAAATAATCCACCTATAAAAAATCCAACAACAGCGATCAACGAAGGCAACTGTAAATTACTAAGTCCTGAAATCGCGTGTCCAGAAGTACATCCACCAGCCCATCTAGCACCAAAACCTATCAAAAATCCTCCAATGATCAGGATGCTAAGCGCTTTCCAGTCTGTAAGAGCATCTATGCCATATAATTCATCTGGAAGATATGCTTCACCTGCACTGGAAAAACCGAGTTCATTAAGATTTGCGACCGTATCTGGATTAATTGTCACTGCAGGATCTACCGTTAAAAAGTTCATCGCAATAAAACCACCAATGGCGGCTCCAACGATCACTACAAGATTCCACTTTTGAGCTCTCCAGTTGAAATCAAAAAAGCCTGCAGATTTATCTGCTCCACACATGGTACATAAAGTTCGAAGGTTTGAAGACATTCCAAACTGCTTCCCCATAAAAATGAGGAGGAACATAATGAGTGCGATAAGCGGTCCAGCCACATACCAGGGCCATCCCTGAAAAATTAGATCCATAATTATTTTTTATTGATTGCAAAGATGCGAGAAGTGCTCCAATATTTAAGTAACAATGGTTACACTATCTGTCTTCGCAAAAGTCTGCCAGGTTTTGTAGTGTTTTTTCAGAAAGCCTTACAAGAGTTTGGGACGACCAGCCTGCACTTTTATCGTGGGCGATCACATTATCTCTTTTCTTTATTTCTTCGGAAAGCTCTTTCCCTCCATCACCATCGAAGATCCCAAAATTGGAATCCTGCGCTATCCAGTTACTGAAGCTATCAATTTCAAAAGGAAGACCCAGGCTGGTATTGATAATAATTTTAGAATTTCCAAACTTCTGAAAATATTCCGAAGTCATTACCTGAGTATTTTTTGGTAAATGGAAGCTTAGAATATCACAGGTTTCTGCTAATTCCGGTAATTCGAGATAAGTCAAACCTTTCTCCTCATAATCCTGTTTCCTGGAATTGCTATGATAGTAAAGATCTGCTCCAAATGGCTTTAAACAATCTGCCAGCAACTTTCCGGTAGTTCCCAAACCTATGATCCCAATTTTAAGATCGGTTAGCTCCCTGGGCATGTCTTTCCATTGTTTACCCGAATAACCATTAAGTAACTGAATCAATTCAGAAATTATAAATTCAGCTACCCCTGGATCTCCATAATCGCGAATCCCTCGTACTTCGATCCCACGATCCCGGGCGAACTTTACCGCCACATTCGCCGATTCATCGTCGTACAGGCTACAGGCCATTCCTATATACTTTAAGCTGGAACAGCACTCTATGATATTTTCGGTAATCTGGGTATGCCAGGATACGATAATCGCTTCTGCACCACCAATCCTTTCAATAATTGTCTGCTCATCTTCCGGGTAATCATCATATACCTTTACTCCGTCTTCTGAATATTCCTTCAGTTTATTTATGGACTCCTCGTTCATCTTTGTATAGTCCACTAAAACGATCTTATTGAATTTCATAATCTTCAATTTTCAGTAAAAAATAAATGCTGAATTCTCATTCAGCATTTACAAGTAATTTGACATTCCTACAATGGAATATTGCCATGTTTTCTATCCGGTCTTAGAACCGCTTTGTTTTCAAGTGCACTAAATGCTCGAATCAGCTTTCTTCTGGTATCTTTAGGCATGATCACCTCATCGATAAAGCCACGCTGTGCAGCTTCAAAAGGAGTGGCGAATTTTTCAGCATATTCAGCTTCCTTTTCTGCCAGTTTCTTTTCCGGATCCTCTGCTTGTGAGATCTCTTTTCTAAAAATAATTTCCGAAGCTCCCTTTGCGCCCATTACCGCAATTTCCGCAGTTGGCCAGGCAAAGTTGAGATCGGCTCCTATATGCTTGGAATTCATTACGTCGTAAGCGCCTCCATAAGCTTTCCTGGTGATCACCGTTACTTTTGGAACTGTCGCCTCACTCAGTGCATATAATAATTTTGCACCATGTAGGATGATCCCGTTCCATTCCTGATCTGTTCCCGGAAGGAAACCTGGTACATCAACCAGCACCAATAGCGGAATATTAAAGCAATCACAGAACCTGGTGAACCTCGCTGCTTTTTTGGAAGCGTCTACATCCAGAACTCCCGCAAGACTCATAGGCTGGTTCGCAATGATCCCGACACTACGTCCTCCAATTCGTGAAAAACCAACAATAATATTCTCGGCGTAATCTTTATGAATTTCGAAAAAAGAATCTGTATCTATGATACCATGAATCACTTCATGCATATCATAAGGCTTATTGGAACTATCAGGCACAATACTTTCCAGTATTTCTCTGTGTTCATCGCCTAATTTAAATTCTAGTTTTTCTGGTGCAGTCTTGTTATTCTGCGGCATATAACTTATCAATTGCTTGATATTTTCAAGACAAATAATATCGTTTGCAGCAGTCACGTGAGTTACCCCAGATTTTGTAGAATGTGTGCTGGCTCCTCCAAGTTCTTCGGAAGTCACCTCTTCATTGGTTACCGTTTTCACAACATTTGGACCGGTAACAAACATATAAGAGGTATCCTCAACCATCAGGGTGAAGTCGGTCATCGCAGGAGAATATACAGCTCCACCGGCACAAGGTCCCATTATAGCTGAAATTTGAGGAACTACGCCCGAAGCTTTTACGTTCCTGTGAAAGATATCTGCATAACCTCCCAGAGATTTAACCCCTTCCTGGATTCTTGCTCCTCCGGAATCGTTTAGTCCAATAAGCGGTGCTCCAACTTTTACAGCCATGTCCATGATCTTACAGATCTTCTCGGCATGGGTTTCTGAAAGTGAACCTCCAAAAACCGTGAAATCCTGTGCAAATACATACACAAGCCTGCCATGAATTGTTCCATAACCAGTTACAACCCCATCACCATAGAATTTCTGCTTTTCCATTCCGAAGTCGGTCGTACGGTGGGTTACCAAAATACCGATTTCCTCAAAGGAATTTTCATCCAGAAGATAATCTACCCGTTCTCTCGCAGTAAGCTTCTTTTTTTCGTGTTGCTTGGCTATTCTTTGCTCACCTCCACCT contains:
- a CDS encoding response regulator transcription factor: MTRQAKIIIVENNIPMAAKLSLRLDKLGYQITGIFSRAKDALHFIEQDVPDLILMEDHLKGQLNGFESNPSKKDHSVLYFNGSKTKSLQKLIFNKLKDKKQFFKEEISESLERLRKKPAKSDCQLILKDRIFVRCQDTMVRISLDDIHYIEADRNYCKVYSRNKKFLLVCSLKEVNDKITDKRFLRIHRSYIANLSHIDEIGSNHVLIASHTLPLSKNMRLELFQHLQVI
- a CDS encoding nuclear transport factor 2 family protein; the protein is MKNLFILFSCIFLLISCDQNNKEEEKIRYTQDSEHINTFKTVLKNYENGEWDEYKSHFADSVELFYNSRESIDVSTAIAMHKQNNSALSSYDFVDSENEFEMVVTDAGETWVNFWGEWEGTIAENDSMIVIPVHITARFEDGKILKEYLYFDNSGMNDALRLLEETRSMQDSIE
- a CDS encoding DUF6691 family protein, whose product is MRVIGYLVIGIMFGIVMFKSEAASWFRIYEMFRFESFHMYGIIGSALVIGVLGTLFIKKKGMKDVQGEPITFQPKEKSFSRYMYGGIIFGLGWALAGACPGPIYTLIGAGYVAVIVLFLAAMLGTFVYGLLRDKLPH
- a CDS encoding YeeE/YedE thiosulfate transporter family protein translates to MDLIFQGWPWYVAGPLIALIMFLLIFMGKQFGMSSNLRTLCTMCGADKSAGFFDFNWRAQKWNLVVIVGAAIGGFIAMNFLTVDPAVTINPDTVANLNELGFSSAGEAYLPDELYGIDALTDWKALSILIIGGFLIGFGARWAGGCTSGHAISGLSNLQLPSLIAVVGFFIGGLFMIHVLFPLIF
- a CDS encoding NAD(P)-dependent oxidoreductase, whose product is MKFNKIVLVDYTKMNEESINKLKEYSEDGVKVYDDYPEDEQTIIERIGGAEAIIVSWHTQITENIIECCSSLKYIGMACSLYDDESANVAVKFARDRGIEVRGIRDYGDPGVAEFIISELIQLLNGYSGKQWKDMPRELTDLKIGIIGLGTTGKLLADCLKPFGADLYYHSNSRKQDYEEKGLTYLELPELAETCDILSFHLPKNTQVMTSEYFQKFGNSKIIINTSLGLPFEIDSFSNWIAQDSNFGIFDGDGGKELSEEIKKRDNVIAHDKSAGWSSQTLVRLSEKTLQNLADFCEDR
- a CDS encoding acyl-CoA carboxylase subunit beta is translated as MSQNLEKLKEKIAEAHKGGGEQRIAKQHEKKKLTARERVDYLLDENSFEEIGILVTHRTTDFGMEKQKFYGDGVVTGYGTIHGRLVYVFAQDFTVFGGSLSETHAEKICKIMDMAVKVGAPLIGLNDSGGARIQEGVKSLGGYADIFHRNVKASGVVPQISAIMGPCAGGAVYSPAMTDFTLMVEDTSYMFVTGPNVVKTVTNEEVTSEELGGASTHSTKSGVTHVTAANDIICLENIKQLISYMPQNNKTAPEKLEFKLGDEHREILESIVPDSSNKPYDMHEVIHGIIDTDSFFEIHKDYAENIIVGFSRIGGRSVGIIANQPMSLAGVLDVDASKKAARFTRFCDCFNIPLLVLVDVPGFLPGTDQEWNGIILHGAKLLYALSEATVPKVTVITRKAYGGAYDVMNSKHIGADLNFAWPTAEIAVMGAKGASEIIFRKEISQAEDPEKKLAEKEAEYAEKFATPFEAAQRGFIDEVIMPKDTRRKLIRAFSALENKAVLRPDRKHGNIPL